The sequence GTATCAGAATTTACATCAGCCGCGGTATCAGAATCTGTATCAGCCGCATATCAGAATCTGTATCAGCCGCAGTATCAGAATCTGTATCAGCCGCGATATCAGAATCTGTATCAGCCGCAGTATCAGAATTTACATCAGCTGCATCAGAATCTTATTAGCATCATCAGAATCAGCAGTATCAGAATCTTACATCAGCCGCGTATCAGAATCTGCATCAGCCGCGGTATCAGAATCTGTATCAGCCGCATATCAGAATCTGCATCAGCCGCGGTATCAGAATCTGTATCAGCCGCATTATCAGAATCTGCATCAGCCGCGATATCAGAATCTGTATCAGCCGCATTATCAGAATCTGCATCAGCCGCATATCAGAATCTGCATCAGCCGCATTATCAGAATTTGCATCAGCCGCGGTATCAGAATCTGTATCAGCCGCAGTATTAGAATTTGCATCAGCCGCGGTATCAGAATCTGTATCAGCCGCAGTATCAGAATCTGTATCAGCCGCGTATCAGAATCTGTATCAGCCGCGGTATCAGAATCTGTATCAGCCGCAGTATCAGAATTTGCATCAGCCGCGATATCAGAATCTGTATCAGCCGTATCATCAGAATTTGCATCAGCCGCGATATCAGAATCTGTATCAGCCGCAGTATCAGAATTTGCATCAGCCGCGGTATCAGAATCTGTATCAGCCGCGTATCAGAATTTGCATCAGCTGCGACATCAGAATCTACGTCAGCCGCGGTATCAGAATCTGTGCGACATCAAAATCTACGTTAGCCGCAGTATCAGAATCTACGTTAGCTGCGATATCAAAATCAGTTATTTGTAGAAGTGTCTGTTTTGATTCCGTTGATAAGAGTGTGAATTTCAGATTGTAAAGTTTCGATGGAAGACTCGATGTTTGGGGAAGTTGTGGTTAATGCTTCGATTATTAATTGATCGAATATTCTCATATCAAAAGCTGGTTGATCTGCAGGGACAATATCGACAAGAGACTCTATATCAGTCGCGACATTAGACTTTACACCAGCTGCAGTACTAGAATCCACATCAACTTCAGAAGTTGCATCAACTGTGGTACTAGAATTTACATAAGCTGTAGTATCAGAATTTACATCAGCTGCGATGTCAGAATCTGTATCAGCCGCGGTATTAGAATCTGTATCAGCCGCGGTATTAGAATCTGTATCAGCCGCGGTATTAGAATTTGCGTCAGCCGCGGTATCAGAAACTGTATCAGCCGCAGTATTAGAATTTGCATCAGCTGCGACATCAGAATCTGTATCAGCCGCAGTATCAGAATTTACATCAGCCGCGACATCAGAATCTGTATCAGCCGCATTATCAGAATTTGCATCAGCTGCGTTATCAGAATCTGTATCAGCCGCAACATCAGAATTTGCATCAGCCACGATATCAGAATCTGTATCAGCTGCAGTATCAGAATTTGCATCAGCTGCGATATCAGAATCTGTATCAGCCGCGATATCAGAATTTGCATCAGCCACGATATCAGAATCTGTATCAGCCGCAGTATCAGAATTTGCATCAGCCGCGATATCAGAATCTGTATCAGCCGCAGTATTAGAATTTGTATCAGCCACGATATCAGAATCTGTATCAGCCGCAGTATCAGAATTTGCATCAGCCGCGGTATTAGAATCTGTATCAGCCGCGATATCAGAATCTGTATCAGCCGCGATATCAGAATCTGTATCAGCCGCAGTATTAGAATTTTCATCAGCCGCGATATCAGAATCTGTATCAGCCGCAGTATTAGAATTTGCATCAGCTGCGATGTCAGAATCTGTATCAACCGCATTATCAGAATCTGTATCAGCCGCAGTATTAGAATTTGCATCAGCCGCGGTATTAGAATCTGTATCAGCCGCAGTATTAGAATTTGCATCAGCCGCGGTATCAGAATCTGTATCAGCCGCAGTATTAGAATTTGCATCAGCCGCGGTATCAGAATCTGTATCAGCCGTATTATCAGAATTTACATCAGCTGCGATTTCAGAATCTGTATCAGCCGCGTTATCAGAATTTGCATCAGCCGCAGTATTAGAATTTGCATCAGCTGCGGTATCAGAATCTACGTTAGCTGCTGCTGAATCAAGAATGGCTTCAGTGGTCATAGTATGTGCATTAAAATCAGTATCAATTGTAGCATCGAGATTGGTAATAATAACTAGTGCATCGGAATCGATAGTTGTAACCGAGTGATCGAGATCTGCAACAGCGACTGGAGCATCGGAATCGATAGTTGTAACTGAGTGATCAAGATCGGCAACAGCGACTGGAGCATCGGAATCGATAGTTGTAACCGCGTGATCGAGATCGGCAACCAGCGACCTGGAGCATCGGCTGAGAATAGTTGTAACCGAATTCCAGATCGGCAACAGCGACTGGAGCATCGGTAGCGATAGTTGTAACCGCGTGATCGCGATCGGCAACAGCGACTGGAGCATCGGAATCGATAGTTGTAACTGAGTGATCAAGATCGGCAACAGCGACTGGAGCATCGGAATCGATAGTTGTAACCGAATTATCGAGATCGGCAACAGCGACTGAAGCATCGGAATCGATAGTTGTAACCGAATTATCGAGATCTGCAACAGCGACTGGAGCACCGGAATCCGATAGTTGTAAAACTGATGATCCGAGATCGGCAACAAGCGACTGGAGCAAATCGGACAGCGATAGTTTTTGTAACTGAAGGTATCCGAGATCGGCAACAGCGACTGAAGCATCGGAATCGATAGTTGTAACTGAGTGATCGAGATCGGCAACAGCGAGTGAAGCATCGGAATCGATAGTTTCAACGGAGTTATCGAGATCGGCAACAGCGACTGAATCATCGGTAGCGATAGTTGTAACGGAGGTATCGAGGTCGGCAACAGCGACTGGAGCATCGGTAGCGATAGTTGTAACTGAGTTATCGAGATCGGCAACAGCGACTGTAGCATCGGAATCGATAGTTGTAGCTGAGTGATCGAGATCGGCAGCAGCGACTGGAGCATCGGTATCGATAGTTGTAACCGAGTTATCGAGATCTGCAACAGCGACTGAAGCATCGGAATCGATAGTTGTAACTGAGGTATCGAGATCGGAAATTATGATTGGATGCGTATGAGCAAGGCTCTCGTTAGTTTGGAGCTCCTGGGTCCCGACATCTATATTAAGAATGAAGTCGATCAATGCGGTCTGGAGATTTTTTAGGGTTTGGATTACGGTGTTGTTATTAGTAGGAGAGACGACTTGTGCTTGTGCGGCGAAAATGAGTTCGTTGAGTTGCTGGATATCGCTGGATGATACAAAGACAGTGCCGAGTGCAACATTGCTAGCGATATCGTCGGATACAGTTACGGTATCTATGACAGTGAGAGCATGCGAAATTTCAGCAGATAACTCAGAGGTATCGATATATTCTGTATATGTGCCAGGTTGTTGTGCAGAAGTAAAAGTATTTGCGGCGAGTAGGAGGGCAGCTTCGTGGGCGCTTACTTCTTCTGCGGTGGATGTAAGAGTTTGTGCGACTAACTGAGCCTTTTCGATTTGAGCGGAGAGGGCAGCATACTCGTCTGGCGTTACCCAACTTTGTGAAGGAGTGAGTTCGCTACCATCTGCGCTGATCGTATTACTATTTAATAGAAATAACGCATTGGATATTTGGAGGCTCAACTTGGATGTATCGATTGGTGCTATTGCGACAGAGATCGTAGGAGAGATCGTGGTAGCGAATGATCGGTTGTGAGTAATCTCAAAAGCAAGGGAGAGCTCTTTGCCTGCAGCGCCAGATACGGTTGAAGCGGTATTGCTAGAAGTTATAGCAGATACAGTATAGTTTTCTAAAGAAGTAATAGGAATGTTGTTGTATGAAAGAGAGATAATGTTGGCGTCCATGCAAGCTTGAAGAACATCCTGAGCAGACAGATTATTTTCGACTTCTAAAGGGATATCTGGCTGTGTAACAGTTGAAGAAAGATTTCGAAAATCCGCATATACGCGTATGGCAATAGTAAGAGTTTCTATAGGCGTTGTTTTGGAGATTATGAACTGATACTCATTGTTGTTTAGAGGTTTCATTTTGGCAGTGTAAGTATCGTCGTATAGAAAATCTTCGGGAGTGACAAGTGCGCTAGTGGATTCACTGTCGCCATATTCTAGTGCAACTTTATTTTCTGTTCCATATGTGTCGGTCAGTATAGAGCTAAACAAACGTTTTACATGGGTTGAGTTGTTAAAATCGTCTGTTGCGGTGGGGTAAACAACGGCGGAGCCAATTTCATCTGCATACATGATAGGTCTGCCAAAAGTTAGAGGCAAAGTTACCTCCATCTTTAGATCGTTGTTGGAAATGTTAAATAAGTAGTCACCGTTATGCCCCCAATAGTCAGATAGTAAATCAACGGTAAAGCGATAGTTGAATTCACCTAATGTAGCAAAATTTTGGATAGTATGAGTGATACCATCAGTTGTGTTGCCATCGTATAATATTTGAATCTGCTTATTATTATCTACACCGTCATTATGTTTAGCGATAACGGAATAAATAAGCTCACTGAAATTTATATTTTCGGGGACATCGTGAAGTTCTTTGTTACTAGAAATTTCGTTGCCTAATACCGCTTCAAATTTTGAAAATAATATGTTTAATGTGAGAGGTTCGGAGACGAGAGTGTGATCATTTTCAGTTCTAGTAATTGTAAAAGAATATTTGCCATTATTGCGTTTACCCCAATCATCTTCGAGAGGTTGGAGAGTGTATGTGACAGGGCCTGAGTTGTTTAGGTGGGTAATAAATTCTCGATCTCCAGAATTTGAGTTATGTGGATCGGAGTCATAAATGATGTATATATCGTTGGAGATAGTGGGGTCTATTTTGGTTTTGACAAAATCTTCCAAAGAAGGAAACTGGTCTATATCTACTCTATAGTATCCTGATTGTGCGTGAAAAGAGTATGGATTGAGCCCTATTTGCAGAGAGGAATTGGAATCGAGAGCTTTTGGCGAAGTAATTTTTAGACCATCATTAGCAGATTCTATTAATGAAGAGCCCACTGTAGGCAATGATGGTGTTTGTGCATAAATGGGACTAATAATAATGATGGATGTTGTTAATAAAATAGCTAATAATCGTTTTTGTAGAGTCATAGTAAGTATGCTACCAAAAAGATAGTAGCGTCCCCCTTTCAAAAGTTTTTATGTGATTGAATATTATATGTAATCATTGAATAAAAATTGCTTTTGTGTAGATAGCCTATTGTGTAAATATTAAAAAGGTATGACAAAAAAAATTTAATCCAACTTTTGCCTAGAATAGTTTATGTAAATGATATCGGCTAATATGAGTAATTCTTTAAATTTTCGACGACAAAAATTACTGAACTATTATAAGGTAGAAACGAAAAAAAACTTAGATAGGGGGACTTTCATTTTGCATAAAAATAATATACAATTTTGAAGTATTGCAAAATTCGATATTAATGAGGTGGTTTAAATGGCAAGGTTTACATTACCAAGAGATATTTATTTTGGACGTGGAAGTCTTGAGGAACTAAAAAATATTAAGGGATCTAGAGCAGTGGTTGTAGTTGGCGGCGGCTCGATGAAAAGATTTGGGTTTTTGGATCAAACTGTAAAGTATTTAGAAGAAGCAGGAATGGAAGTAGAGCTTATAGAAAATGTGGAGCCAGACCCTTCTGTAGAAACAGTTTTAAAAGGCGCAAAAGCGATGGAAAAGTTTAAGCCTGATGTAATTGTATCGATTGGTGGTGGTTCGCCTATAGATGCTGCAAAAGCTATGTGGGTGTTTTATGAACATCCGGAATTGAAGTTTGATGATATAAAAGATCCGTTTACTATTCCAACACTTAGAAGTAAGGCAATTTTCGTGGCAATTCCTTCGACTTCGGGAACAGCGACTGAAGTGACTGCGTTTTCTGTAATTACTGATTACGCAACTGGAATTAAATATCCATTGGCAGATTATAACATTACGCCAGATATTGCCATAGTGGATGCTAATGTTGCAGATACAATGCCTCAAATGCTTGTTGCACATACTGGAATGGATGCTTTGACCCATGCTATAGAGGCGTATGTTTCGACAGCTGCAAATGATTTTACAGATCCGTTGGCATTAAAAGCTATAAAAATGGTATATGAATATTTGTATAAGTCTTTTGATGGCGATTCAGTTGCAAAAGAGAAGGTTCACTATGCGCAATGTATGGCGGGGATGGCGTTTTCGAATGCGCTTTTGGGGATCGTACACTCTATAGCGCATAAAACAGGCGCGGCATTTGAAAAAGGACATATACCTCATGGATGTGCAAACGCTATGTATCTTCCACAGGTGATACGATTTAACGCAAAAGACGAGAGAGCTGCGAATCGATATGTTGAAATAGCGAGATACGTGGGATTAAAAGGTGATACTGCGGATGAATTGATAGATGCATTGATAAAGTCGATAAATGATTGTAATACGTATTTGTCGATACCGAGTTGTATAAAAGATTATGGAAACGGGATGGTTTCGGAAAAAGAGTTTTTGGCAAAGGTAGATGAAATTGCCATCAATGCAATAGAAGATGCGTGTACAGGATCGAGTCCGAGAACACCAAATAAAGAAGAAATGGTTTTAATATTGAAATCTTGTTACTATGGAACACCGTGTGAGTGTTAAGCGTTAAAAAAAATATAAAGATAAGTGCGTGTAGGGGAGAGGGCGTACTTATCTTTAATAGCATATAAAAATTTTAAAACTGCTATAAAACGAGTAATAACAACGGATTTTTTGGGGAAATAAGTGCATTAATGGGAAAAAAATGATAAAAAGGGTTGACATACGCAGAAACATACTGTATTATTACAAACAGATGCGGGGCAGCCCAGTTGGTACAAACCACGGATGTTAGCATTTAAGAAATTTTGTATTTTGAAAACTGAATATAACGAAGATTAGAAATAATCTACAACAAAACCGAAAAAGATTGAATAGAAAAACCTATTTATTCTTTAACAAATTCTTTAGTCAAGAAAAGACACAAAGACCAAAATATAGGTCAAGCTACTAAGAGCGTAGAGTGGATGCCTTGGCACCGAGAGCCGATGAAGGACGTGGTAAGCTGCGAAAAGCTTGGGTAAGTTGCAAACAAACGCTATAACCCGAGATGTCCGAATGGGGAAACCTAGCTGAGTAAACCTCAGTTGTTATATGGTAAATTCATAGCCATATAAAGGGAACGTTGGGAACTGAAACATCTAAGTACCAACAGGAGGAGAAAGAAAAATCGATTTCCTAAGTAGTGGCGAGCGAACGGGAAACAGGCCAAACTCAATTACTTGTAATTGAGGGTTCGGACTGCGATATGGAACAAAGTCTATAGTCTAATTGTTTTGGGAAAGCAAGCCAAAGAAGGTGAAAGCCCTGTTGACGAAATAGACCTACACCTAGCAGTATCCAGAGTACCACGAGACACGAGAAACCTTGTGGGAACACGTGGGGACCACCCCATAAGCCTAAATACTCCTCGGTGACCGATAGCGAATAGTACTGTGAAGGAAAGGTGAAAAGAACCCCGGGAGGGGAGTGAAAAAGAACCTGAAACTCTATGTTTACAAGCAGTGGAAGCACTATTTACAGTGCGACTGCGTACTTTTTGTAGAACGGTCCGGCGAGTTATTTGTAGTGGCAAGGTTAAATACACTAATGTATGAAGCCGAAGGGAAACCAAGTCTTAATAGGGCAAACAAAGTCACTGCAAATAGACCCGAAACTGGGTGACCTATCCATGTGCAGGTTGAAGTTACCGTAAAAGGTAATGGAGGACCGAA is a genomic window of Candidatus Epulonipiscium viviparus containing:
- a CDS encoding iron-containing alcohol dehydrogenase encodes the protein MARFTLPRDIYFGRGSLEELKNIKGSRAVVVVGGGSMKRFGFLDQTVKYLEEAGMEVELIENVEPDPSVETVLKGAKAMEKFKPDVIVSIGGGSPIDAAKAMWVFYEHPELKFDDIKDPFTIPTLRSKAIFVAIPSTSGTATEVTAFSVITDYATGIKYPLADYNITPDIAIVDANVADTMPQMLVAHTGMDALTHAIEAYVSTAANDFTDPLALKAIKMVYEYLYKSFDGDSVAKEKVHYAQCMAGMAFSNALLGIVHSIAHKTGAAFEKGHIPHGCANAMYLPQVIRFNAKDERAANRYVEIARYVGLKGDTADELIDALIKSINDCNTYLSIPSCIKDYGNGMVSEKEFLAKVDEIAINAIEDACTGSSPRTPNKEEMVLILKSCYYGTPCEC